A genomic region of Cannabis sativa cultivar Pink pepper isolate KNU-18-1 chromosome 1, ASM2916894v1, whole genome shotgun sequence contains the following coding sequences:
- the LOC133033495 gene encoding uncharacterized protein LOC133033495, which yields MDPPQSSRPQGEQVEPGVTRTDPPAPPPPPQNLGDNAGAVNANPPADWQQMFHEMRSVILRQEEELQRLRQQAAPVNQGLPPAPVPVVGNQGYIMPHRDSVFERFVKLQPPAFLGGIDIIKADQWMSTVTRILDNMGVTGTERVNCAAFMFQDHARVWWDIVNQTRDVSVMTWEEFKKLFEEKFYNVAVRTSHQEDFVKLTQGKMSVAEYTLEFDRLSKFAGDLVPTDFTRKQKYVRGLNATISRDLKITTSHDTLYKRVVDLALIAEEAEQQVMKEQAAKDAAMASNPPAGGNVSKGTDSGNPEHKRKAEASGASGGNRKFRGNRGGRQGRGSSFQSYPECSKCKKHHPGECRAKACFQCGMVGHFIRDCPQAKREEPKKNVAQNPGRLFTITRADAC from the coding sequence atggaccctccgcaatcatctagaccacagggcgagcaagtagagcccggggttacccgaaccgatccaccagcaccgcctccacctccgcaaaatctaggggataatgcgggggccgttaatgctaatcctcctgctgactggcagcagatgtttcatgaaatgcgaagtgtcatacttcgtcaagaggaagagttgcaacgtttaAGGCAACAAGCTGCCCCAGttaatcaagggttaccaccagctcctgtgccagtggtgggtaaccaagggtatattatgccgcaccgggactctgtgttcgagcggtttgtgaagctgcaacctccggcttttctgggaggcattgatattattaaggccgatcaatggatgagcactgttacccgtatcctcgataatatgggggtgacgggaactgagagggtgaattgtgcggcctttatgtttcaagatcatgcccgcgtatggtgggatatagtgaatcagactcgagatgtcagtgtgatgacatgggaagagttcaagaaactttttgaagaaaagttttataacgttgcagtgaggacttcacaccaagaagattttgtgaagttgactcaggggaaaatgtctgtggccgaatatactctggaattcgatcggttatctaaatttgctggtgatctggtgcctacAGATTTTACCAGAAAGCAGAAATATGTTCGAGGACTAAATGCTACAAttagtcgggacttgaagattaccacatcacatgacactctgtataagagagtggtagacttggccttaattgctgaggaggccgagcagcaagtaatgaaggagcaggctgcaaaggatgccgccatggcatcaaaccctcctgctggtggtaatgtcagtaaggggaccgacagtggcaaccctgagcacaaacggaaggctgaggcttccggagcttcagggggaaatagaaagtttcggggaaacagaggtggccgtcaaGGTCGTGGGTCCTCATTCCAATCATATCCAGAATGTTCtaaatgcaagaagcatcatcctggtgagtgccgagccaaggcatgtttccagtgtggcatggtgggccactttatcagagactGTCCCCAAGCCAAGagagaagagcctaagaagaatgttgctcagAACCCGGGGCGACTTTTCACTATAACCCGGGCGGATGCGtgctag
- the LOC133033499 gene encoding uncharacterized protein LOC133033499, translating to MSSGKRNVDEDDKSVAKRTKASDKGKKVVTNEEQSINNSLERALQRLLEKKASIIAGKITAKEKIKEPIVESDNDEDRCRVQCRCSPERLREIVIGLNEAQKKVISDIGFGSLLNPEIPSVRSSLIWYLYNHMDLEKFELVQHGVIYPFTIQSFKEIMKIEDGGEDINFEDYVDIDNKVRNEVCNLEKSIKCTDLVELITNSEEADVLFVARFMLVALGSFLVPTSGTYVRKEYINALLDVGANKEVELGFVHL from the exons ATGTCATCGGGAAAGCGCAATGTCGATGAAGATGACAAGTCAGTTGCTAAGCGCACAAAGGCCTCCGACAAAGGGAAAAAAGTAGTTACCAATGAG GAACAAAGTATAAACAACTCACTTGAACGTGCACTGCAACGTCTACTAGAAAAAAAAGCATCAATAATTGCAGGGAAGATCACTGCAAAAGAAAAGATTAAGGAGCCAATAGTAGAGAGTGACAATGACGAAGATCGTTGTAGGGTCCAATGTAGATGCAGTCCAGAACGATTAAGAGAAATTGTGATCGGTTTGAACGAAGCACAAAAGAAAGTTATTTCAGATATAGGCTTCGGGTCCCTCCTTAATCCTGAAATTCCGTCAGTGCGTAGTTCTCTCATATGGTACTTGTACAACCATATGGATCTTGAAAAATTTGAACTAGTCCAACATGGGGTAATTTATCCTTTCACTATTCAATCGTTTAAGGAAATTATGAAAATCGAAGATGGTGGTGAGGACATCAACTTTGAAGATTATGTTGACATTGACAACAAAGTTCGAAATGAAGTGTGCAACCTCGAAAAATCCATTAAGTGCACTGACTTGGTGGAGCTTATAACCAACTCTGAAGAAGCTGATGTTTTGTTCGTTGCACGTTTTATGTTGGTAGCATTGGGATCCTTCTTGGTTCCCACATCTGGAACGTACGTAAGAAAGGAGTACATAAATGCACTCTTAGATGTTGGGGCGAATAAAGAAGTTGAACTGGGCTTCGTTCATCTTTAA
- the LOC133029177 gene encoding uncharacterized protein LOC133029177 has translation MFRKTYGHTEDTSIPLSNQGGTSSSTCCNCILRDEMKERDKKLDTTCQELLRLFDSFKADISKDIGKGFVTMKQSIIDEVKESFIPELREAILPEVRKSVTAELHQTVMKELRQSVLMELRQSLLKELMEVIDKDGERNDEEADKEMMEVSDKDGERDDEEADKETSSMSTSNEDQFENENTRNLEFDNPPTNNQYEVGPVDLTMVEDIGHEGQCTSAIKVLLASNAYQKTEKRFHSSKELYVDTFQLKEPASEIEFKLAMFVFGKFFDKG, from the coding sequence ATGTTCAGGAAGACATATGGCCATACAGAAGACACTTCCATTCCATTATCCAACCAGGGAGGAACCTCATCCTCTACATGCTGCAACTGCATCTTAAGAGATGAAATGAAGGAGAGAGATAAAAAGTTAGACACTACTTGTCAAGAACTACTAAGATTATTTGACTCTTTCAAAGCCGACATCTCTAAGGACATCGGAAAGGGCTTCGTCACTATGAAGCAATCTATCATTGACGAGGTTAAGGAATCTTTTATTCCAGAGCTTCGTGAAGCTATATTACCTGAGGTGAGAAAATCTGTGACAGCCGAGTTGCATCAAACAGTGATGAAAGAGTTGAGGCAGTCCGTGTTAATGGAGTTGAGGCAATCTCTACTAAAAGAACTGATGGAAGTTATTGATAAGGACGGGGAGAGAAATGATGAGGAGGCCGACAAAGAAATGATGGAAGTTAGTGATAAGGACGGGGAGAGAGATGATGAGGAGGCCGACAAAGAAACTAGCTCGATGAGCACTTCAAATGAGGATCAGTTTGAAAATGAAAACACGAGAAATTTGGAGTTTGACAACCCGCCTACCAACAATCAATATGAGGTTGGCCCTGTGGATTTGACAATGGTAGAAGACATCGGTCATGAAGGTCAATGCACCTCGGCCATCAAAGTTCTCCTTGCTTCAAACGCGTATCAAAAGACCGAAAAAAGATTCCACTCAAGCAAGGAATTGTATGTGGACACTTTCCAGTTGAAGGAGCCAGCAAGCGAGATTGAATTTAAGCTGGCAATGTTCGTTTTCGGAAAATTTTTTGATAAAGGGTAA
- the LOC133033503 gene encoding uncharacterized protein LOC133033503, with translation MEITDSVISCYAHLLTLKEREAAPDGVPKYWFMPCRVSHENLGLSCSVSTWVRQQNWRDLFYGKLAKTEHMCVPVICKTKTPHWFMCDIDMLASKAFIWDSLKTPRGKDLKDFRVRAASEMLRTLDDLLQVDMALELGEKFNFASLPLDYARRVPQQDNRVDCGVHVMKFMEHFFNRGNVAEIDVEVFFQVQVIEIRLKLKISYSE, from the exons ATGGAAATAACTGATTCA GTTATTAGTTGCTACGCACACTTATTGACGCTGAAAGAACGTGAAGCAGCCCCAGATGGAGTACCGAAATATTGGTTTATGCCTTGTCGGGTCTCT CATGAAAATCTTGGATTGTCATGCTCTGTTAGCACTTGGGTAAGACAACAAAATTGGAGGGATCTATTTTACGGCAAGTTGGCAAAAACTGAACAT ATGTGTGTCCCGGTCATATGCAAAACTAAAACTCCCCACTGGTTCATGTGTGACATAGACATGTTGGCGAGTAAGGCATTCATTTGGGACAGCCTGAAAACACCACGCGGGAAGGATCTGAAAGATTTCCGTGTACGAGCTGCTTCTGAAATG TTAAGAACACTTGATGATCTTCTCCAAGTGGATATGGCTCTGGAATTAGGAGAGAAATTTAACTTTGCATCACTTCCCCTAGATTACGCAAGACGAGTGCCGCAGCAAGATAATAGGGTAGATTGTGGAGTACATGTAATGAAATTCATGGAACATTTCTTCAATAGAGGCAATGTTGCTGAAATTGATGTTGAGGTATTTTTTCAAGTACAAGTGATTGAAATTAgacttaaattgaaaatttcatatAGTGAATAA
- the LOC133033504 gene encoding protein FAR-RED IMPAIRED RESPONSE 1-like, translating to MNRCGIKTSSVVAHIALQSGGYDNLPFQLRDMYNKVASLRKQENISSDAEGTLGFLDGLSSMDPEFYVEYKIDDENRLAFLFWANGMSRRDYMLFGEAIAFDTTYRTNKYNKPLTVVVGVNHHFETCVFGCAVLLDETEDAYIWFLRVFLDFMGNKNPKVVLTDNDERMGFAIRHLLRDSTHRLCAWHLGNNATKNIKIPDFNKGFFDLIYNYYTVEEFEEKWAALLAQFGLEENSWCRTKYNTRGQWAETFLRGVFYGGMQTTQRCESMNNVLKRFLLANYSLREFVSQITHAIGTMRHNEAAKDFKSMHTVPHIPAGKTISCKHITNKAAAIFTRNIYYKVKEQIEEQQPYSISHREDQGDSYLFSLARFQYGTIRHRVLYNKEKNELNCSCLLFESDGIPCKHIWCVMKSLDIRVIPESLILTRWRKDVKTSSSTQVGEHSSEHQKMTQLSRFGALNAYSNSMNFFASHSEATFQMAKMELEKLNTIFRASYEEGQNSQNSQPTTTYHDNPNIIQDPVRVRTKGMASTNSRKGTNDGVQGGRQCTLCGGRDHNKRTCMRRTGV from the exons ATGAATAGATGTGGTATCAAAACTTCTTCCGTTGTAGCACATATTGCCCTACAATCTGGAGGGTATGACAATCTTCCTTTCCAACTAAGAGATATGTACAACAAAGTGGCTAGTTTAAGAAAGCAAGAGAACATATCAAGTGATGCAGAAGGTACATTGGGTTTCTTAGACGGCTTATCATCAATGGATCCTGAATTTTACGTCGAGTACAAGATTGATGACGAAAATCGATTAGCATTCCTTTTTTGGGCTAATGGTATGAGTAGAAGAGACTACATGTTATTCGGGGAAGCTATTGCTTTTGATACAACATACCGCACCAATAAGTATAATAAGCCATTGACTGTAGTTGTTGGCGTCAATCACCATTTTGAAACTTGTGTGTTCGGTTGCGCAGTTTTACTTGATGAGACGGAAGACGCTTATATTTGGTTCTTGAGGGTGTTCCTTGATTTCATGGGCAACAAAAACCCAAAAGTAGTCCTCACTGATAATGATGAAAGGATGGGATTCGCAATCAGACATTTGTTACGAGACTCTACCCATCGACTTTGTGCATGGCATCTAGGGAACAATGCCACAAAGAATATTAAGATTCCAGATTTCAACAAAGGCTTCTTTGACTTAATATACAACTACTACACAGTGGAAGAGTTTGAAGAAAAATGGGCCGCTTTGTTGGCACAGTTCGGCCTTGAAGAAAATTCTTGGTGTCGTACTAAATACAACACACGTGGTCAATGGGCAGAGACGTTCTTAAGAGGGGTTTTCTATGGAGGCATGCAAACAACCCAAAGATGTGAGTCTATGAACAATGTACTCAAGAGATTCTTACTTGCTAATTACAGTTTACGAGAGTTTGTTTCACAAATTACCCATGCTATTGGCACAATGCGCCATAATGAAGCCGCTAAAGATTTCAAAAGCATGCATACCGTCCCTCATATTCCCGCTGGTAAGACGATTTCTTGCAAACATATTACAAACAAAGCCGCCGCAATTTTCACCAGaaacatatattataaagtAAAAGAACAGATTGAGGAACAGCAACCCTATTCAATTTCTCATCGGGAAGATCAAGGGGATTCATACCTCTTCTCTTTAGCTAGATTCCAATACGGTACGATAAGACACCGAGTCTTATATAACAAAGAGAAGAATGAGTTAAATTGTTCGTGTTTGTTGTTTGAGTCCGATGGTATTCCGTGCAAGCATATATGGTGTGTAATGAAAAGTCTTGACATTCGAGTTATACCAGAATCCTTAATATTAACTCGTTGGCGAAAGGATGTCAAGACTTCTTCCTCTACACAAGTTGGTGAACACTCATCCGAGCATCAAAAGATGACCCAATTGTCAag GTTTGGAGCGCTCAATGCTTATTCAAACTCAATGAATTTCTTTGCATCACACTCAGAAGCAACATTCCAAATGGCAAAGATGGAGTTGGAAAAACTTAATACCATCTTTAGGGCGTCTTACGAGGAGGGACAGAATAGCCAAAACTCACAACCAACCACAACATATCATGATAATCCAAACATAATCCAAGATCCTGTAAGAGTGAGGACGAAGGGCATGGCCTCAACGAATTCTAGAAAAGGAACAAATGATGGAGTACAAGGAGGTAGGCAATGCACACTTTGTGGAGGTCGAGATCATAATAAACGAACTTGTATGAGAAGGACAGGGGTCTAA